Proteins from a genomic interval of Chlamydiota bacterium:
- the cutA gene encoding Divalent-cation tolerance protein CutA, translating into MGRVPHEQEVKVILKTQKKHFDAICTLIEKNASYETNEILSVSIDQGSKAYVEWVFDALKSN; encoded by the coding sequence ATGGGAAGAGTCCCGCATGAACAGGAGGTGAAGGTTATTCTGAAAACACAAAAAAAACACTTTGACGCGATTTGTACTTTGATTGAAAAAAATGCGAGTTATGAGACAAACGAAATTTTGAGCGTTTCTATCGATCAAGGTTCAAAAGCCTATGTAGAGTGGGTCTTTGATGCTCTAAAATCCAACTAA
- the btrV gene encoding putative anti-sigma factor antagonist BtrV: MHIEEEKKKDYVIIKVSGRLDAINSPRFEKKMKEKLDEEKRKILLDFLDVEYLSSSGMRVLLSFTKKLDALGGKLVVFNVDEDVLEVLKMAGFDRVIKIVSSQQKAEELMA, translated from the coding sequence ATGCATATTGAAGAAGAGAAGAAAAAAGATTATGTCATTATTAAGGTCTCAGGAAGATTGGATGCCATCAATTCGCCACGTTTTGAGAAAAAAATGAAAGAAAAACTCGATGAAGAAAAACGTAAAATTCTTCTCGATTTTTTGGATGTTGAATATCTAAGTTCATCAGGAATGCGTGTGCTTTTGTCTTTTACCAAAAAATTGGATGCACTAGGTGGTAAACTTGTTGTATTTAACGTCGATGAAGATGTGTTAGAAGTGCTTAAAATGGCAGGTTTTGATCGCGTGATTAAAATTGTTTCATCGCAGCAAAAAGCAGAAGAATTAATGGCGTAA
- the miaA gene encoding tRNA dimethylallyltransferase, whose amino-acid sequence MPNHFEETFLSPEYKKMHGIAFGKMPRAIVLAGPTGVGKTVLSLQLAKIMGAEIVSCDSMQVYKGMDIGTAKPSILERNEIPHHLIDIREVKKPINVVEFFQEAKKATESIVSRNRIPIFVGGTGFYIQALIHGPPIGPPADANVRKLLHSDLERFSIEALYDRICKLDPEYAKDITPFDKHKILRALEIMAITHKKVSDFHPKKFSKGLELDFHCWFLSRSRKALYERIEQRCDQMIKIGFLEEMEDLVQKGLQTNVTASNAIGYRQALDFLHSKRTEEEFHDFIAKFKQKTRQYAKKQFTWFRKQKEFRWLDLEKYSQEAAIQAVLLDFERR is encoded by the coding sequence ATGCCAAATCATTTTGAGGAAACGTTTCTTTCTCCCGAATATAAAAAAATGCATGGTATTGCTTTTGGTAAGATGCCAAGAGCCATTGTGCTTGCAGGTCCCACGGGAGTTGGCAAAACTGTACTGTCGCTTCAACTCGCCAAAATCATGGGAGCAGAAATTGTTTCTTGCGATTCGATGCAGGTGTACAAAGGCATGGATATTGGAACAGCCAAACCCTCTATTTTAGAGCGCAATGAGATCCCGCATCATCTCATTGATATTCGAGAAGTCAAAAAACCCATCAACGTGGTGGAATTTTTTCAAGAAGCAAAAAAAGCTACAGAATCCATTGTTTCTAGAAATCGCATTCCTATTTTTGTGGGAGGCACGGGATTTTATATCCAAGCGCTGATCCATGGACCTCCGATAGGTCCTCCAGCGGATGCCAATGTACGCAAACTATTGCATAGCGATCTTGAGCGTTTTAGCATTGAAGCGCTTTATGATAGGATCTGTAAGTTAGATCCAGAATATGCCAAAGATATCACACCTTTCGACAAGCATAAAATCTTGCGTGCATTGGAAATTATGGCAATCACACACAAAAAGGTTTCCGATTTTCATCCCAAAAAGTTTTCCAAGGGATTGGAATTAGATTTCCATTGCTGGTTTTTATCAAGATCTAGAAAGGCGCTCTATGAGCGTATTGAACAGCGCTGTGATCAGATGATCAAAATCGGATTTTTGGAAGAAATGGAAGATCTTGTGCAAAAAGGCTTGCAAACCAATGTGACAGCATCCAATGCCATTGGATATCGTCAAGCTTTAGATTTTTTGCACTCCAAACGCACAGAAGAAGAATTTCACGATTTTATTGCTAAATTCAAGCAAAAGACAAGGCAGTATGCCAAAAAACAATTCACCTGGTTTCGTAAGCAAAAAGAATTTCGTTGGTTGGATTTGGAAAAATATTCTCAAGAAGCAGCCATTCAAGCCGTACTGCTAGACTTCGAGAGGAGATGA